A window of Pseudomonadota bacterium contains these coding sequences:
- the queA gene encoding tRNA preQ1(34) S-adenosylmethionine ribosyltransferase-isomerase QueA has product MKVAQFDFDLPPECIAHTPANPRDAARLLHVSDGLHDRIVRDLPQLVNPGDVLVVNNSRVIPARLFTTIGEKTVEVLLHQPIAASTEWLAFARPARKLKEGMELTFAPGFTATVSGRTQDGQVRLHFPYDSAVLFEKLRAHGHMPLPPYITRADGVADQQDYQTIYAAQDGSVAAPTAGLHFTPQLMAALTARGVHIAEVTLHVGAGTFQPVKVEDTDEHVMHREPIEIDSAACATINAARAAGGKVVAVGTTSLRILESVAAEDGTLAPFTGETGIFITPGYRFKLVDRLLTNFHLPKSTLFMLVSAFAGLDTMQAAYQHAIASDYRFYSYGDTSLLERAA; this is encoded by the coding sequence GTGAAGGTCGCGCAGTTCGATTTTGACCTGCCGCCCGAATGCATTGCGCATACGCCCGCCAACCCGCGTGATGCTGCACGCCTGCTGCATGTGAGCGACGGCCTGCACGACCGCATTGTCCGCGACCTGCCGCAATTGGTGAACCCCGGCGATGTGCTCGTGGTCAATAACAGCCGCGTTATTCCCGCGCGCCTGTTCACCACCATCGGCGAAAAAACCGTAGAGGTGCTGCTGCACCAGCCCATCGCCGCCAGCACGGAATGGCTTGCCTTCGCCCGCCCGGCCCGCAAGCTGAAGGAGGGGATGGAACTCACCTTTGCCCCCGGTTTCACCGCCACCGTCAGCGGCCGCACGCAAGATGGCCAGGTGCGCCTGCATTTCCCCTATGACTCGGCGGTGCTGTTTGAAAAACTCCGCGCTCATGGCCATATGCCGCTGCCGCCCTACATCACCCGTGCGGATGGCGTGGCCGATCAGCAGGATTACCAGACAATCTACGCCGCGCAGGATGGCTCCGTCGCCGCGCCGACAGCGGGCCTGCATTTCACCCCACAGCTCATGGCAGCGCTCACGGCTCGTGGCGTGCACATCGCCGAGGTCACGCTGCATGTCGGTGCAGGCACCTTCCAGCCCGTGAAGGTCGAGGACACGGACGAGCACGTGATGCACCGCGAGCCCATCGAAATCGATAGTGCCGCCTGTGCCACCATCAATGCCGCCCGCGCCGCCGGGGGGAAAGTGGTTGCAGTCGGCACCACCAGCCTGCGCATCCTCGAATCCGTCGCTGCGGAGGATGGCACGCTCGCCCCCTTCACCGGCGAAACCGGCATTTTCATCACCCCCGGCTACCGTTTCAAGCTGGTCGATCGGCTCCTGACCAACTTCCACCTTCCCAAATCCACCCTCTTCATGCTGGTCAGCGCCTTTGCAGGCCTCGACACCATGCAGGCAGCCTACCAGCACGCCATCGCCAGCGATTACAGATTCTATTCCTATGGCGACACATCGCTGCTAGAACGCGCGGCATGA
- a CDS encoding peptidylprolyl isomerase has translation MAKKDKKAEPVDLSSPENKLIMELKDGTVTIQLRPDWAPRHVKRIKELAREGFYDGIIFHRVIEGFMAQTGDPTGTGMSGSGTKLKAEFNKAPHDRGVCSMARSQNVDSADSQFFICFKNAGFLDGQYTAWGVVIDGMAHVDKIARGEPPATPDKMISVKVAADIAAAA, from the coding sequence ATGGCCAAGAAAGACAAAAAAGCCGAGCCGGTGGATCTGAGCTCGCCGGAAAACAAGCTCATCATGGAGCTTAAGGATGGCACCGTGACCATTCAGCTGCGTCCGGATTGGGCGCCCCGCCATGTCAAGCGCATCAAGGAATTGGCGCGCGAGGGCTTCTATGACGGCATCATTTTCCACCGCGTGATTGAAGGCTTCATGGCCCAAACGGGCGATCCCACCGGCACTGGCATGAGCGGCTCTGGCACCAAGCTAAAGGCCGAGTTCAACAAAGCGCCGCATGACCGTGGCGTGTGCTCCATGGCGCGTTCGCAGAACGTGGATAGCGCCGATTCGCAATTCTTCATCTGCTTCAAGAATGCCGGTTTCCTCGATGGGCAATACACCGCCTGGGGCGTGGTGATCGACGGCATGGCACATGTCGATAAAATCGCCCGTGGCGAGCCGCCTGCGACTCCGGATAAGATGATTAGCGTGAAAGTCGCCGCCGACATCGCCGCTGCTGCATAA
- a CDS encoding peptidylprolyl isomerase: MAGVFLLATAAHAAAIKDPENTLLLQLKDGTVVIQLRPDLAPNHVARIKELTRQGFYDGVVFHRVIDGFMAQTGDPTGTGMGGSKLPNVKAEFNNLKHITGTVSMARTNDVNGANSQFFICFKPAPALDGQYTGFGQVIDGMQHVNNITRGEPPVNPDKIISMKVAADVAKAAAVPAPAAK; this comes from the coding sequence ATGGCAGGAGTATTCTTGCTCGCCACCGCCGCCCATGCGGCCGCAATCAAAGACCCCGAAAACACCCTGTTGCTGCAACTGAAAGATGGCACCGTCGTCATCCAGCTGCGCCCGGATCTGGCGCCCAATCATGTGGCGCGCATCAAGGAACTCACCCGTCAGGGCTTCTATGATGGCGTGGTCTTCCACCGCGTGATCGATGGTTTCATGGCCCAAACCGGCGACCCAACCGGCACCGGCATGGGGGGCTCCAAATTGCCGAATGTGAAGGCTGAGTTCAACAACCTCAAGCATATCACCGGCACCGTGTCGATGGCGCGTACGAACGATGTGAACGGTGCGAACTCGCAGTTCTTCATCTGCTTCAAGCCCGCACCAGCGCTGGATGGCCAATATACCGGCTTCGGTCAGGTGATTGATGGCATGCAACACGTCAACAACATCACCCGTGGCGAGCCACCGGTAAATCCGGATAAAATCATCAGCATGAAAGTTGCGGCCGATGTTGCCAAGGCCGCAGCCGTACCAGCACCAGCAGCGAAATAA
- the coaD gene encoding pantetheine-phosphate adenylyltransferase, translating to MHTGIYPGTFDPITFGHMDIIRRALRVVDQLVIGVALDSAKEPLFDVKRRAAMVQADIKTLGEDAARIRVKPFSGLLVNFARDEGASLLIRGLRAVSDFEYEFQMASVNNKIAPHIETVFLTASDATHFISSRFVKQIGRLGGDVSKFVSPQVAEIMKQEFMLPRG from the coding sequence ATGCACACAGGCATCTACCCCGGCACGTTCGACCCGATCACCTTCGGCCATATGGACATCATCCGCCGCGCCTTGCGGGTGGTCGATCAGCTCGTCATCGGCGTCGCGCTCGATTCGGCGAAGGAGCCGTTGTTCGATGTGAAACGCCGCGCCGCGATGGTGCAGGCCGACATCAAAACCCTCGGTGAGGACGCCGCGCGCATCCGCGTCAAACCCTTCTCCGGCCTGCTCGTCAACTTCGCGCGTGATGAAGGTGCTTCGTTATTAATCCGTGGCTTACGCGCCGTTTCTGACTTTGAATATGAATTCCAAATGGCCAGCGTGAACAACAAAATCGCGCCGCATATCGAGACCGTCTTCCTCACCGCCAGCGACGCCACCCATTTCATCTCCTCGCGCTTCGTCAAACAAATCGGCCGCCTCGGCGGCGATGTCAGCAAGTTCGTCTCCCCCCAGGTCGCCGAAATCATGAAACAGGAATTCATGCTGCCGCGTGGCTAA
- the gyrA gene encoding DNA gyrase subunit A translates to MMAENTAEILNISIEEEMRKSYLDYAMSVIVSRAIPDVRDGLKPVHRRILFGMLELGVEYNKPYKKSARIVGDVMGKFHPHGDSAIYDALVRMAQPFSMSLMLVDGQGNFGSMDGDNAAAMRYTESRLSKAAHALLNDIEFGTVDYQENYDGAEQEPVVLPARFPNLLVNGGSGIAVGMATNIPPHNLGEVVDATCMLIDNPNATIEDLMVVCPAPDFPTGGIILGRTGATSAMHTGRGSVVMRGKTEIEVDKKGRETILVHEMPYQVNKARLVERIAELVKEKKIEGISDLRDESDKSGVRVVIEIKKDAMAEVVLNQLYSYTPLQTSFGVNMLALNGGRPELLDLKKVLTAFISFREEVISRRTQFKLNKARDRAHVLIGLAIAVANIDEVIAVIRGSADPVIAKEELMRREWQAADVIALLNLVEDSGNVLNGDKIQFTEAQARAILELRLQRLTGLEREKIDGELGELATEIKEFLSILGSREKLYALMREELVEVRNQFAVPRRTEIQDSEFEVDIETLIQREEMVVMVTAGGYIKRVPLATYRAQKRGGKGRSGIDLRDEDATTELFVTSTHTPVLFFSSTGQVYKLKVYRLPLSTPQARGKALVNIFPLKAGETIETFMPLPENEEDWDKLNIFFATAQGNVRRNDLSDFKSVQSNGKIAIRLDEGDKLVGVKTCNEEDHVLLASREGKAMRFPVDAVRVFKSRTSDGVRGMKLGEKDSVVSISILHGIRATAEEREQYRKVASARRRASGQEEAEGDAIDLSDITLSEDKITEMSAAEEMILTVTELGYGKRTSAFEYRVTGRGGSGVTGMGLGKKTGTIVASFPVEAGDQIMLMTNKGTLIRTPVEDIRICGRTSQGVITFRTEAKEQVISAVRIKGELLVEEAGEGDAVTDIAPEAATTNE, encoded by the coding sequence ATCATGGCTGAGAACACCGCAGAAATTCTGAACATTTCCATCGAAGAGGAAATGCGCAAATCCTACCTCGATTACGCGATGAGCGTCATCGTCAGCCGCGCCATTCCCGATGTGCGTGACGGCTTGAAACCCGTGCACCGCCGCATCCTGTTCGGCATGCTCGAACTGGGCGTCGAATATAACAAGCCCTACAAAAAATCGGCGCGTATCGTCGGTGACGTGATGGGTAAATTCCACCCCCACGGCGACAGCGCGATCTACGACGCGTTGGTGCGCATGGCGCAGCCATTCAGCATGTCGCTCATGCTGGTGGATGGTCAGGGCAACTTCGGGTCGATGGATGGCGATAACGCCGCCGCCATGCGTTACACCGAATCGCGCCTGAGCAAAGCCGCCCACGCCCTGCTCAACGATATCGAATTCGGCACGGTCGATTATCAGGAAAACTACGATGGTGCGGAGCAAGAGCCCGTCGTGCTGCCGGCGCGCTTCCCGAACCTGCTGGTCAATGGCGGCAGCGGCATCGCGGTCGGTATGGCCACCAACATCCCGCCGCATAACCTCGGCGAAGTGGTGGATGCCACCTGCATGCTGATCGATAACCCGAACGCCACCATCGAGGACCTGATGGTCGTCTGCCCGGCGCCGGATTTCCCAACCGGCGGCATCATCCTTGGCCGCACCGGCGCCACTTCCGCCATGCATACGGGCCGCGGCTCGGTCGTCATGCGCGGCAAAACGGAAATTGAAGTCGATAAAAAAGGCCGCGAGACCATTCTCGTCCATGAAATGCCGTATCAGGTGAATAAAGCCCGCCTCGTCGAGCGCATCGCCGAGCTGGTGAAAGAGAAAAAGATCGAAGGCATCAGCGACCTGCGCGACGAGTCGGATAAATCCGGCGTCCGCGTCGTCATCGAAATCAAAAAAGACGCGATGGCGGAAGTCGTGCTCAACCAGCTCTACAGCTACACCCCGCTGCAAACCAGCTTTGGCGTCAACATGCTGGCGCTCAACGGTGGCCGTCCGGAACTGCTCGACCTCAAAAAAGTGCTGACCGCCTTCATCAGCTTCCGCGAGGAAGTGATTTCGCGCCGCACCCAGTTCAAGCTCAACAAAGCGCGCGACCGTGCCCACGTATTGATCGGCCTTGCCATTGCCGTCGCCAACATCGACGAAGTGATCGCCGTCATCCGCGGGTCGGCGGATCCGGTGATTGCTAAGGAAGAGCTGATGCGCCGCGAGTGGCAGGCGGCGGATGTGATCGCCCTGCTGAACCTCGTCGAGGATTCCGGCAACGTGCTCAACGGCGATAAAATCCAGTTCACCGAAGCGCAGGCCCGCGCCATTCTGGAGCTGCGCCTGCAACGGCTTACCGGCCTTGAGCGCGAGAAAATCGACGGCGAGCTGGGCGAGCTGGCGACCGAAATCAAAGAATTCCTTTCCATCCTCGGCAGCCGCGAAAAACTCTACGCGCTGATGCGTGAGGAGCTGGTGGAAGTGCGCAACCAATTCGCCGTGCCGCGCCGTACCGAGATTCAGGATTCCGAGTTCGAAGTCGATATCGAAACGCTGATCCAGCGTGAGGAAATGGTCGTGATGGTCACTGCCGGTGGCTACATCAAGCGCGTGCCGCTCGCCACTTACCGCGCGCAAAAGCGCGGTGGCAAAGGCCGCAGCGGCATCGACCTGCGCGACGAAGATGCGACCACCGAGCTGTTCGTCACCAGCACCCACACGCCGGTGCTGTTCTTCAGCTCGACCGGCCAGGTCTATAAACTCAAAGTCTACCGCCTGCCGCTTTCCACCCCGCAGGCGCGCGGCAAAGCGCTCGTCAATATCTTCCCGCTGAAGGCCGGTGAGACCATCGAAACCTTCATGCCGCTGCCGGAAAACGAGGAGGATTGGGACAAGCTCAACATCTTCTTCGCCACCGCGCAAGGCAATGTCCGCCGCAACGATCTGTCGGATTTCAAATCGGTGCAAAGCAACGGCAAAATCGCCATCCGCCTCGATGAGGGCGACAAGCTGGTCGGCGTCAAAACCTGTAACGAGGAAGACCATGTCCTGCTCGCCAGCCGCGAAGGCAAAGCGATGCGCTTCCCGGTCGATGCCGTGCGCGTCTTCAAATCCCGCACCTCCGATGGGGTGCGCGGCATGAAGCTCGGCGAAAAAGATTCCGTCGTTTCCATCTCCATCCTGCACGGCATCCGTGCGACAGCGGAGGAGCGCGAGCAATACCGCAAAGTCGCCTCCGCCCGCCGCCGCGCCAGCGGTCAGGAAGAGGCCGAAGGTGACGCGATCGACCTGTCCGACATCACGCTGAGCGAAGACAAGATCACCGAGATGAGCGCGGCCGAGGAGATGATCCTCACCGTCACCGAGCTTGGCTACGGCAAGCGCACCAGCGCCTTTGAATACCGCGTCACGGGCCGTGGCGGCTCGGGTGTCACCGGCATGGGGCTTGGCAAGAAAACCGGCACCATCGTCGCCAGCTTCCCGGTTGAAGCGGGCGACCAGATCATGCTGATGACCAACAAAGGCACGCTGATCCGCACCCCCGTGGAGGACATCCGCATCTGCGGCCGCACCAGCCAGGGCGTCATCACCTTCCGCACCGAAGCCAAGGAGCAAGTCATCTCCGCCGTTCGCATCAAAGGCGAGCTGCTGGTGGAAGAGGCGGGTGAGGGGGATGCCGTCACCGACATCGCGCCGGAAGCAGCAACCACCAACGAATAA
- a CDS encoding argininosuccinate synthase: MAHAPKKVVLAYSGGLDTSIILKWLKETYNCEVVTFTADIGQGEELEPARAKAELMGVKQIFIDDLREEFVRDYVFPMFRANALYEGVYLLGTSIARPLIAKRQIEIARETGADAVCHGATGKGNDQVRFELSYYALQPDITVIAPWREWELNSRTQMIEYAEKHQIPVAKDKRGEAPFSMDANLLHVSYEGKALEDPWQEPDTSMFRLTVDPEKAPDVAEYIEIEFAKGDAVAVNGEKLSPANLLTKLNELGGKHGIGRLDLVENRYVGMKSRGVYETPGGTLLHTAHRGIESITLDRGAMHLKEELMPRYAELVYFGYWFSPEREMLQSLIDKSQENVSGVVRLKLYKGSVSVVGRKSPTSLYSMAHVTFEADSVYNQRDAEGFIKLNALRLRLRHQGTK, translated from the coding sequence ATGGCCCACGCCCCGAAAAAAGTCGTCCTCGCCTATTCCGGCGGTCTGGATACCAGCATCATCCTCAAATGGCTGAAGGAGACCTATAACTGCGAGGTCGTCACCTTCACCGCCGATATCGGGCAGGGCGAAGAGCTGGAGCCCGCACGCGCCAAAGCCGAGCTGATGGGCGTGAAGCAGATTTTCATCGACGACCTGCGCGAAGAATTCGTCCGCGATTACGTCTTCCCAATGTTCCGCGCCAACGCGCTGTATGAGGGCGTCTACCTGCTGGGCACCTCCATCGCCCGCCCGCTGATCGCCAAGCGCCAGATCGAAATCGCCCGCGAAACCGGGGCGGATGCGGTCTGCCACGGCGCCACCGGCAAAGGCAACGACCAGGTGCGTTTCGAACTGTCCTACTACGCGCTGCAGCCCGACATCACCGTCATCGCCCCATGGCGCGAATGGGAGCTGAACTCGCGCACGCAGATGATCGAATATGCCGAGAAGCACCAGATCCCCGTCGCCAAGGACAAGCGCGGCGAAGCGCCCTTCAGCATGGATGCCAACCTGCTCCATGTTTCTTATGAAGGCAAAGCGCTCGAAGACCCGTGGCAGGAGCCCGATACCAGCATGTTCCGCCTCACGGTCGATCCCGAAAAAGCGCCGGATGTGGCGGAATATATCGAGATCGAATTCGCCAAAGGCGATGCGGTTGCCGTCAATGGCGAAAAACTCTCGCCCGCCAACCTGCTCACCAAGCTCAACGAGCTGGGCGGCAAGCACGGCATCGGCCGCCTCGATCTGGTCGAGAACCGCTATGTCGGCATGAAATCGCGCGGCGTTTACGAAACCCCCGGCGGCACGCTGCTGCACACCGCCCATCGCGGCATCGAGTCCATCACCCTCGATCGCGGCGCAATGCACCTGAAAGAAGAGCTGATGCCGCGCTATGCCGAGCTGGTCTATTTCGGCTATTGGTTCAGCCCCGAACGCGAAATGCTGCAAAGCCTGATCGATAAGTCGCAGGAAAATGTCTCCGGCGTCGTCCGCCTCAAGCTCTACAAAGGCTCGGTCAGCGTGGTCGGCCGTAAGTCGCCAACCTCGCTCTATTCCATGGCCCACGTCACCTTCGAAGCCGATTCCGTCTACAACCAGCGCGATGCCGAAGGGTTCATAAAACTCAACGCCTTACGCCTGCGCCTGCGCCATCAGGGGACGAAATAA
- a CDS encoding glycosyltransferase family 87 protein — protein sequence MPSPSPTCRALLFGSLIAFALLVALCAKRIDHASHGKASTDYSNVLVSDFVNDWTAAHLVHADKVAVLFDRAAYRQYMDDMWGRPVEPHDWSYPPHLLTLIAPLHALPYFPAWALWSALGLLAYYCAMRRAQPALPRGWQALILLGPASMVNLMHGQTGFFSAAFLLGGLYLLPKKPWMAGVLFGLLTLKPHLGLLLVPLLLMLWQWRAILAACATAGTLIGLSLLQWGVAPWVAYFTTTRMNHLDFLEHYEGFYTLVMPGAMAAQRMLGVPMGTAWVGYGAVALASAAAALWIVRREGLTARAILGLALATLLVTPYGFNYDMTIIALPLGVYLYAQATMRSPFAAASWWFLWIAPAAIYLLNLFSLPLVAVALIGTLGMLVWQCRTDAA from the coding sequence ATGCCCTCCCCCTCCCCAACCTGCCGCGCGCTGCTTTTTGGCTCCCTGATAGCGTTTGCGCTGCTGGTGGCGCTCTGCGCCAAACGTATCGATCACGCCTCGCACGGCAAAGCATCGACGGATTATTCGAATGTGCTCGTCAGCGATTTCGTGAATGATTGGACGGCGGCCCATCTGGTGCATGCGGACAAGGTCGCCGTGCTGTTCGATCGCGCAGCCTACCGGCAGTATATGGACGATATGTGGGGCAGGCCGGTGGAGCCGCATGACTGGTCCTATCCGCCGCATTTGCTGACGCTGATCGCGCCGCTGCATGCCCTGCCCTATTTCCCGGCATGGGCGCTGTGGAGTGCGCTTGGGCTGCTGGCCTATTACTGCGCGATGCGGCGGGCGCAACCAGCGCTGCCGCGCGGCTGGCAGGCGCTGATCCTGCTGGGCCCGGCCAGCATGGTGAACCTGATGCATGGCCAGACTGGTTTTTTCAGCGCGGCGTTCCTGCTGGGCGGGCTCTACCTGCTGCCGAAAAAACCGTGGATGGCGGGCGTGCTGTTCGGGCTACTGACGCTGAAGCCGCATCTGGGCCTGCTGCTGGTACCGTTGCTGCTGATGCTGTGGCAGTGGCGGGCGATCCTTGCCGCCTGCGCGACGGCGGGGACGCTGATCGGGCTGAGCCTGCTGCAATGGGGCGTGGCGCCGTGGGTGGCCTATTTCACCACGACGCGGATGAACCATCTGGATTTTCTGGAGCATTATGAGGGATTTTATACCCTCGTCATGCCCGGCGCCATGGCGGCGCAGCGGATGCTTGGCGTGCCGATGGGCACAGCGTGGGTGGGCTATGGCGCGGTGGCGCTGGCCAGTGCGGCGGCCGCGTTATGGATTGTGCGGCGCGAGGGGCTGACGGCGCGCGCCATCCTTGGGCTGGCGCTGGCGACACTGCTGGTCACGCCGTATGGATTTAATTACGACATGACGATCATCGCCCTGCCGTTGGGGGTGTATCTCTATGCGCAGGCGACGATGCGTAGCCCGTTTGCGGCGGCAAGCTGGTGGTTTTTGTGGATTGCCCCTGCGGCGATCTACCTGCTGAACCTCTTCAGCCTGCCGCTGGTGGCGGTGGCGCTCATAGGCACGCTTGGCATGCTGGTGTGGCAATGCCGCACGGATGCAGCTTGA
- a CDS encoding prepilin-type N-terminal cleavage/methylation domain-containing protein, whose amino-acid sequence MVCNRHHRAFTLVELAVVLVIIGLIIGGIMTGKGLLRASEVRSVAADYAKLAGAVQSFKDKFSAIPGDFSGATQIWGRYVVAATCVTNSAAAVTTPGTCDGDGDSLLGTPAATSASAERFQFWKHLQLAGLIDGNYTGLSGTAGKFHAIPGTNTPVGKLSNSGWNVITNLTTTYTTDGFTTEYGNTLHFGGALSPGGAVDKILTPEEAWGIDTKMDDGRPAYGMVLAFYLSCSTPDTGTSIIGNLDQSYNLGATTKECSLVFRNAW is encoded by the coding sequence ATGGTTTGCAATCGTCATCATCGTGCATTTACACTCGTGGAGCTGGCGGTCGTGCTGGTCATTATCGGCCTTATCATTGGCGGGATAATGACAGGCAAAGGGCTCCTGCGCGCATCCGAAGTGCGCAGCGTTGCGGCAGATTACGCGAAACTGGCGGGCGCGGTCCAGAGCTTCAAGGATAAATTTTCGGCTATTCCGGGTGATTTTTCGGGCGCAACGCAGATATGGGGACGTTATGTGGTGGCCGCCACCTGTGTGACCAATAGCGCTGCTGCCGTCACCACGCCGGGCACCTGCGACGGTGACGGGGATTCGCTGCTGGGAACGCCTGCCGCGACCTCCGCTTCCGCCGAGCGTTTCCAGTTCTGGAAACATCTACAGCTCGCCGGGCTGATCGATGGCAACTACACGGGCCTTAGCGGCACGGCAGGCAAATTCCATGCTATTCCAGGCACTAACACTCCGGTAGGTAAGCTTAGCAACTCGGGCTGGAATGTGATTACCAACCTCACCACTACCTACACGACGGACGGGTTCACCACGGAGTATGGGAATACACTGCATTTTGGCGGCGCGCTGAGCCCCGGCGGCGCGGTTGATAAAATCCTCACCCCGGAAGAAGCATGGGGCATCGATACCAAGATGGATGATGGCAGACCGGCCTATGGCATGGTGCTCGCTTTTTACCTGAGTTGCAGCACGCCCGATACGGGCACCTCGATCATCGGCAACCTCGACCAGAGCTACAATCTTGGCGCCACCACCAAGGAATGCAGCCTCGTCTTCCGCAATGCATGGTAG
- the ppa gene encoding inorganic diphosphatase, protein MDISKIAIGKNAPEEVNVIIEVPMGTDPIKYELDKDSGAIFVDRFLHTAMNYPCNYGFVPHTLSEDGDPVDVLVVGHHPLMPGCVIAARPVGVLLMEDDKGPDEKILAVPTHSVHPFWDNITEYSDLPAVLTAQIQHFFEHYKDLEKGKWAKVTGWGNKAKAVELIQAGIARAKK, encoded by the coding sequence ATGGATATCAGCAAAATCGCCATCGGTAAAAATGCACCGGAAGAAGTGAATGTCATCATCGAAGTGCCGATGGGGACGGACCCGATCAAATACGAGCTGGATAAGGATTCCGGCGCGATTTTTGTGGATCGCTTCCTGCATACGGCGATGAATTACCCGTGCAATTACGGCTTCGTGCCGCACACGCTGAGCGAAGATGGCGATCCCGTTGATGTGCTGGTTGTTGGCCACCACCCGCTGATGCCTGGCTGCGTGATTGCCGCGCGCCCGGTCGGTGTGCTGCTGATGGAAGATGACAAAGGCCCGGACGAGAAAATCCTCGCCGTGCCGACGCATAGCGTTCACCCATTCTGGGATAACATCACGGAATATAGCGACCTGCCTGCCGTGCTGACCGCGCAGATCCAGCATTTCTTCGAGCATTACAAAGACCTCGAAAAAGGCAAATGGGCGAAAGTCACCGGCTGGGGCAACAAAGCCAAAGCGGTGGAGCTGATCCAGGCCGGCATCGCCCGCGCGAAAAAATAG